The genomic DNA aatttaaaaattttaattttaatttaaaatttaaattattctaattttatttattattatttttttaattgtatgtcttaatttttttaaaaataattgatttttttttctcccgTTCTTTTTCTCGTTAAATCATTGATCTTATCTCGGTCTTCTACTTTCAAAGATGTCATTTTCCTTTctaattaattatctattttctatgttttttcttcctctttcgTATAAGAACAAAAAATAAGGATTCTTTATGGATTCAATTTAATACAAAAtagtatattaattttttttaaacatcaaATTAATTTCGGATATTAAAAACACATTATTCCATCAAAATGTAAACTATATAtttgttattaattttaaaaataaaaactcaaaaaaaaacatttgaaaatttgaatgaaaaattaattaaattttctttagaaaataatactttagaaaaaaatagaaataataaatccATATTAAAATCAATACTTGagttatgaaaaaaatatttttttaaaacatgaataACTTGTTGGATACTATTAATAATATTTGTtaatataaaatcataaaaaaatttaaaattaaaattaataaaattttatttatgttcaaTAATatcttataaaaataaataatttaataattttatccccgaaaaaaaattattatcaaggttaaatataaaattaattttttttttcatcttaacaaaataaattttatataaaataaattaatattattttttaaaaaatatattaaaaatttacttAAGCCCTCGAACCAGTTAAGACTGTCATGCAGTCTTTCCCCAGGCTCTCGAGTATCTGTCCGACGAAGCTCCTAAAAGACTGATCAAGCTCAACTATACGGTCGGTCGGTGGCGTTGTCGCATGCGACACCTTTCCAGCTACAGTAGTCACCACCAGCCCAGGAAGAGAACCCTTCGTCAGACAGGCCGTTGGAGGACATGTTGGATGTGATAGCAAGCAGAGCTCTTTGTTCAGTGTTCACTTTGTATGCACCTGACCGTAGCGCCCCCATGGCCACCGCCTTGATCGAGGCAGCAGCAAATGGCTCAGGTGATCAGAAGAAAAGTAGCTTTGAGAAACTGGAAGAAACagaggagaaagaagaaataAAGTAGCTGATACATAATGAATTgaaaaataaatatctaaatttataaagattttttttattttaaattatgtagatagaaaatttgggatgaatactCTAAGAATCAAATTAATAAGACGGGGCtttcaacaattttttttaattaattattttaactttgaataatttgaaatataaggagataattttaattttttttgtatattaaaaaaattgacaTGTCATTTGAGGCCGGCCGGAGTACTAAAAGAATaataaatcaagaattgaaatctTAGATACTAAtctaattaaacataataataataaattctttttttcgATGCATGAACAATTTATAAAATACCACCTATAATACTTTTAGTCTAGTTTCAATAGACcgagttttcaaaattaaaattaataaaatcttatttatattaataatatcttttaattaaataattaaataattttatcaattacaaaaattcttattaaaattcaaaatataaaaaattaagtaATAATTTTGCAATTCAAAATGtcagaaaattaattttatataaagatttatttttttaaaaatgttatttgatttttttaaaaaaataataagattctaaatattttttattaaaatttaattttaaaaatgattgagACAACCAGGAGGAAGATAACGAATTTTGATAAACCGTAAGAAatcatttgtttgcgatatggaAACTGGTGTGATGATATCGATGGGAGAAATCATTTGTTTGACCCCACTCAGGCAACCTGCAATAACGTCCACGAGCAGTACTGAAGGTGGTGTTACTACTAAAGAATAAGTCACTCAATATTACATGTCGATAGGTTCTAAATGTCTCATCATTTTTAAGCTTACAAAATAGACCTACTTGGAGTATCATTTTCTGAGAGTTGCCACTCTTCTCCAACAAAATAACTCACCATATAAAATTTGTCATATTGATTTAACTTACATGCCCTTGCACAGATTCAAATCATTCAGGTCTAGTTTATATATAGCACCCCAAATTTGTTTCTTACTCAGAGCAAAACATTTGATTTTTGTCCTGTTCCTTTGGAGCCATATCTGCGAACGTACACCACGATCACAGAATTTTGTGTGGATCTTCCCGTCCACTGAACAATTGTTTCTTCGTCAAACAAGATTGCATTTCCATTGGAGATCAGGTTAAGGATTCTGTAGATGTGTTGAAGCACTTGGTCCTATTGGCGATCCATACTACATTTCCTTCtccaagtgggagattgtcaTGCCAGATTCCTATGCATCGGTTCGCTGAAATGTTAACATAATCGAAGAAGACCACCTGGAACAATCTCGTGTTGATATTAATAAGTGAGCTGCTTCGGATCATTGTATCTCCTGCACAAGAGTCAATAACTAAATGAATAAAAtcctataaatattaatttatcattttatatatTTTGAATGGTTAATACTCAACCATTTTAACTATAACACACTATAATTCAGAAAATTATTCAAGTATGATTTTGTCCCGTCTTCATCTAGTGTGTATTAAAAAGATACATCAACGCAacaaagatgatgatgatggagcAAGTAAGAATCAAATTTTGACTCTACTTAGAATGATCACTTCATAAACTAGATCAAATATAAACCTGATGTTAAACATTCGGTTAAATTTTATATACATAAATAGGTATTAACTTCAAACATAAACATGAAGTGAACTTTCCTACTATCTAGGCTCCAACTCTGATATTGAAACatcattttcagaaattttcaataGAATTTCATTGCTTCCTCTAGAGTTCCCTCTCCTTGGAATGCCATTTGATTCACCGGTAGTATTAAGGTTGCTAAGAAATGATGGTGCTGAAGGAATAGGAAGGTTGACAAAGTGGCTGTTGAGCATAAGAACAACATTGGCCATGGTGGGTCTTTGAGTTGGATCTTCTTGCACGCATAGTAACCCTATATGTATGCACCTTAATATTTGGAGAGCATCACATTGTTTAACTAGATCTTGATCAATCACTTGCAGGGCACTTCCTTGGGTCCAATGGCGCCAAACCACCTAAAATGAGATGATAGCATGTGTAGTTAAGAACTTTACTTCATTTGAATAAAATGTGTATCAAATTCTTATCACTCAATCAAATGGATGATTAATATAATACTTACATGAGTAACAAGTTCAATTGGATATTCAATTCCTCGGTGACCACTATTCTTCTGACCCGTTAGAATCTCCAAGACTAGCACACCATAGCTATACACATCTGATTTAATTGAGAAGAGCCCATGCATGGCATATTCCGATGCCATATATCCACTGTCATTAACAAGAAAAACATATTGAGATTTTCTCTATTTTTCAATAGTTCTTGTTCATTTGAAGTATTAAATTTGGTCAACAATGATAAATAGAATATTTACGTACAATGTTCCGGCAATTCTTTTAGTGTTTCCTTGGGTTTCATCTGCACCAAAAAGCTTCGCAAGACCAAAATCCGAAATTTTAGGATCCATGTTTGCATCTAATAAAATGTTACTAGCTTTTAAGTCCCGATGAATGATTTTTAGTGGCGAATCTTCATGAAGATAAAGAAGTCCTCGACTGATGCCCTCAATGATCTTAAATCTTGTTGTCCAATCCAACTGCTTTCTCTTTGAATTATCTGCAACATCCATATGTACTATTTGGTTACTAATTTTGAAGATCATGGTGTGTACAATAGAGGAATGGAATCTTATACACAATCAATCTTAAAACATATATTCAAGAATGGAATTGAACAAGTACATTACTAAGTATTGTATTAGATTAGCAAACTACTAGATAATCAATTCCATGGATTGAGGATGTTATGAAAAACGGAGATTGAAACTATACCAAACAAAAACTTGTCAAGACTTGTATTAGCAAGGTAACTATAAACGAGTAGTTTCTCCTCTGATTCTAAGCAACAACCCAATAGCTTCACGAGGTTTCTGTGTCGAAGTTTTGCAACTAGAAACACTTCATTTTTCAACTCATCTAGTCCTTGTCCTGAGCTTCTTGAAAGTCTTTTTACTGCTACATGCTCTCCGTTTGCCAACGTTCCCTGTTTTCAAATGTCACCAGAATTATTACTCATTTATCAGAATCATCCACAGTTATATACAACATTGCCCAAATCTTCGGATTGACCTTATAAACAGGCCCAAATCCTCCTTCTCCTAGTTTGTTTCCATCAGAGAAGTTGTCCGTAGCTATCCTAATAGCCACTAGATCAAACAATAGAGATTCTGCACCTCTTATTTCATGTTGATCTTTATGATCTGTTCAAAAGATATTTTtcgtagtaaagaataagcaggTATATATAGAGAAATGATATTCAAACACCATAAAATAATAGTTCAGTAGTCATACTAGATGTTGCTGCAAGTAGGTTCCCTTTTCGTATCGTTGCTTTTGTTCTTCGATGGTAAATAAAAATTGCACAAAGGAATAACAGTGCTGCAGCAATAGAGATGACAATAAATAGAATTCTTCTCCCCGTGCAATTTTTTCCTAAGCAAACATGAAAAATAGATACACATTTAATTGGATGTCTCAAAGAGAAATTGTAACATGGAAAgcatatttcttattttatttgtcttgcaaaagaaaaaaaactgcTTTTTTAGTGCTAAATGGTTAGTGAATAAACAAGTTAATGGATAAATTAGTGAAAAAAAGATAGATGTTTGATTAATCGTACTTGGATGATCCAGCAGATGTTCTCCTGCGAGCCGAACGTATAAATCATTTCCTCCAACGACAAAAGCCctcagatccagaagatcaccaGGCCAAGTGATGCATGATCCATCATCCCCGCTGAACAGCGCATACGCCACGCAGGAGCAATCATTCAAGCACCAAGTCTTGCATTCATCGAGACTCATGTTTCCTCGTGCTGTAGCGTTCTCAGTGTCGGGCACCTTCACGTTGGACACCTTGGTAAACTGGTTGTTCGACGAGCAATTCAAAGGCTTCTCCCTCTCGCACCACCCGGCCTCGCTACTTCCGTTCTCGACAATGTTTATGAACCCGTCCAAGCAATCGCAGTTGACGGTATAGTAGTTCCAGGTGCACACACTATTGCGGCCGCAGTGATTGTACATATCACAGTCGTCCTCCGGAATCTTCCAAAGAAGTTGCCACTCTCCCTTGTCACCCCTGTCTAGACGCCAACGCTGGATGGTTCCATTGGCACACAACACCGACCGGGACAGCACAGGCGTCGGCGAGTCCGTGTAATTAGCCATAATGTATATCTCATTCTGGTTGTACACAAACGTGAAACTTATTGAGCTCGCCTGAGGTCTGCTCGCCATCATTGGATAGCCGACGAAACCATATCCGTTCCATGGGCCGCCTCGATGGGTTTTGGCGGATCCTTTCAAGATAACAATATCCGGAATAGCTAAAGCAAGAACCACGTGGGTGTAGTCTCCTGGAGAAGGATCCTCGGGGCTCCTCCATGACACTTGCCGCCGTGAAGTATTGGTCCGGAAGTTAAATCCGAGCTTCATGCCTGGGAGATACGTCTGGCTGTCGCCTGGGTGGTCGAAGCTCTGCCATAGATTAATCGAGTTGCTGTCGTTCAGCATGAGGTTTCCAGAATCTAAAAGATGCAAGCGTGAATAATTTAGTCCTGTGGATCTCGTTCCCGTCGACCAAACAATTCTGTCTTCCTCAAATAAGATTAGATTTCCATCGGAAGTGAGGTTGAAGGATGCCATGGATGTGTTGACAGACTTGTTTCGATTGGCGATCCATACTACAGTGCCTTCTTGCGGTGTGAGATTGCAGTACCAGATTCCTAAGTATCCCTTCGCTGAACTATTATCTGGATTGAAGAAACCCAGTTGGAACAACTCTCCTGTCGATCTCAACGTCTGGCCATTCACAAGTGAACTGCTCTGGATCATTGCATTAAGATCTCCTGTATCAAAgtcataaatacaataattttagTTAACTGTGGATGAATTTGGATGATATCTTTGAGAACTTAGCTTTATTATTCCCCTAAACTAGGTTGataatcatttttttaatgaatttgaaCTTTATAAGAGCGTTAATTAAAcatcatttttattttaatcaaaagTAGTTGACAACACTACAAATCTCATATTCCTGCCTAACGGTGCAATATTATTGTACTTTTAATATTCTCTTAAATTTGTTCATGTTATATGAAATTGTCCATTATATCCTTTGATAaatattcttataaaatttatatatacaCTAACATAaacaatagaaaaataataactcCGAATTAAAAACTCATTTCATTATCCTCACCAAACTAAAAATAGAACTAGAATTCTAAATtaataaactaaaattaaatgtagatggaataaaatttattattaaaaatctcATTTTCATCTCATCGTCAAATGCGGCAGACAATGAACAAATACAATtgtgtctttatttttttttatcatttttcgaTAATAATCTTAAAGGAAAAAAATACATTGAATTAACCATTATAGCTTTTAGTAAAAGTGCTCACAAAATTTATACATGCACCTacataaataatagaaaaataacaACTTTAAAAGGGATAATCAGTCAAAAACTTATTTCACCATTCTCACCAAATCAAAAAAGAGCATAATTCTAAATTGATGATTCAAAATCACTCCTATTTCATTGTATGTTACAaagatattttactttttttttttaattctatataAGTGTTAAACACTATTAGCTAAAAGAATTCGACAACTACAAATGATTCTAATCGACTGAAATAAATTTTAGGTAACTGACTTATTGAAGTCGAACTAAGCAGGTTGAGCGAAGAAGCATTTAATACAATTAATTGCataaattatcaaataaataaattaatcaatccCATGGTGCTTTAAATTATTTCTAGACTAAGATTTCTTTATTAAACGTACCGGAAGATGAGGACGGGACGAGAAGGGAGAGCGTTAATGACACTGTTTTCAGGAACTGAGAAAGAAAGCGCTGCATCTGTCCAATGGAAGTTAAAGCTCTACAATGTTGTATTGCCTTTAGAGTTGCTACAAATCctaacaaaaatctcaatttaaCGCCTTCAATTTCAAACTATGATGGTAAAAAGAATTCCAGTCAATTGTCTTGTCGGTgttagaaagattgaaaaattgTGTGTATGTAATTAATTTGGAGACTGCGAAATGGCTGACTTAAACCAACAGTTTGTAAACATTTCTTTCATTAATACTATATGAGCTGTGATATTATGAAATTCGCCAAATATGCTGACTTTATGATTTATCAATCTTTATATAAACTGGAACATTATTTGGGTGAGCGTATGCCAAAAAAATattattgtattttaaatttattttcctaTATTTTGAAGTACTGATAAATTAAAAGTATTTTCTAAATTTGTCTATAATTATATTTCATGATTTTAAACGTTATAAGATTGTCAAATGTTTTAGAACAATAATGAAAACGTCTAATTGACTatagattattaaatatttttaataaggaGTATATGATGTTAGcggttttaaatttattttaaataagcaCAGTTTGCACTCTTAATTATATACTAAATATATTcatttttattgattttgaactttgtgAGTCATTACATATTCTAAATTATTCTGTCCGAAAGTGGAAAAGATGATAAACTGAAAATATGATTATGGGGTTGATAAAATGATGACTCTGTGTGGTCATATAACATAAAAGATGTTAGtaccgagccgggaagggattcccgatATTGGCACTCCGACGTTCAAATCAGTTTTTGACACAGTGGAGAACAGTAAGAATGCTGCAACAAAGAGCGTATTAAATAACAAAGTCGTGCATACCTCCGTCTGTAGACGAGAATCCCCTTTTATAGTATCACTATAGTGTCTGAGCACACATTCCAAAgcatatacatgttttcaaaagagtcttaggaaaagacaagtcaaaaagtatCCCTGACACCTTTCTTTAAGTAAGCGTGCAAATCTCTGATGTGATAGGCGGGAAACTTCTAAAGTATTATTTGTTTGCTAGACATGCTTTGTTGTCAGTGACACTAACCTCCAAAAGAGTACGATGAGATATGCTCTTGTGTCCCACTGTAAGCCGACCGAATCTCGCTCGGACTGGTTGTCCTCGTTCGATCGTATCGTTCTGATCTGCTAGCTTGTCCCCTTCTCTGCTTCCTAACTGTCAGTGGTTACCTTTGTCTGACCGGCCATACTTTTGATCCGCGAGGACTGGCCTACCGTGAATTGTCGCTTACCTCTTAACTCCAGTCGCCGCTATCGGAGGATGGTGGTTCGACATCCTCGCCCAATCGACCGGCGACTCCCGATCGTCTGCTCCGATCGGCCGACCAGGGCCTTTGACCATTTTGACCTGGACCTCCACGTTAGCAAGCCTTTTCCCCTTTTGACCTTTCTTTGGTGGGACCTCTCTTCATCACCGTATCACAAAccttccctttaagtctagtcgaagaaggttgtaagtccgactgactggacttttgatATTCTCTGTGAACACTCTCACCGACCGGATACATTAGGGTTTAGAGTCGAGCGCTTGACTTTCATAGTTCCCTTTACTCATCAAAAAGTTGAATTCTCTATGACTGGACATACTAGGGTTTAGAGCCGCCGCTCAGCTGTGATGCTCACTACTCCTGTCGTTTGTCGAGAAGCTGCCTTTCTTCGATCGGAGGTAATAAGGTTTAGAGCCACCGCTCGACTATGATAGGCACTTTAGCCATCTTTGCACTTTTCTCTGATCACTCTTCTGATCGGCTCTGCATACCTCGAGGTTGATACCGCTCGGATATATCATGGACAATACTTAGCTACTTTTAAACTTCCCTCTGATTTCTGCTTCGAT from Zingiber officinale cultivar Zhangliang chromosome 4A, Zo_v1.1, whole genome shotgun sequence includes the following:
- the LOC121972555 gene encoding G-type lectin S-receptor-like serine/threonine-protein kinase At4g27290, whose product is MAKIQAPAVATDINDDGKIEIVIVDTHGNVAAWTAQGEEIWEVYLKSLIPQMQRFLSQFLKTVSLTLSLLVPSSSSGDLNAMIQSSSLVNGQTLRSTGELFQLGFFNPDNSSAKGYLGIWYCNLTPQEGTVVWIANRNKSVNTSMASFNLTSDGNLILFEEDRIVWSTGTRSTGLNYSRLHLLDSGNLMLNDSNSINLWQSFDHPGDSQTYLPGMKLGFNFRTNTSRRQVSWRSPEDPSPGDYTHVVLALAIPDIVILKGSAKTHRGGPWNGYGFVGYPMMASRPQASSISFTFVYNQNEIYIMANYTDSPTPVLSRSVLCANGTIQRWRLDRGDKGEWQLLWKIPEDDCDMYNHCGRNSVCTWNYYTVNCDCLDGFINIVENGSSEAGWCEREKPLNCSSNNQFTKVSNVKVPDTENATARGNMSLDECKTWCLNDCSCVAYALFSGDDGSCITWPGDLLDLRAFVVGGNDLYVRLAGEHLLDHPRTDHKDQHEIRGAESLLFDLVAIRIATDNFSDGNKLGEGGFGPVYKGTLANGEHVAVKRLSRSSGQGLDELKNEVFLVAKLRHRNLVKLLGCCLESEEKLLVYSYLANTSLDKFLFDNSKRKQLDWTTRFKIIEGISRGLLYLHEDSPLKIIHRDLKASNILLDANMDPKISDFGLAKLFGADETQGNTKRIAGTLYWIYGIGICHAWALLN